A genome region from Pseudomonadota bacterium includes the following:
- a CDS encoding glycosyltransferase codes for MKILHLFSDWKWTGPAEPTLSLCEALTNEGVDVTLAYRKTPEDFQGRTVEKEIKKRNFKSYDGFRLNRYFSLKDWSHDVRAIQAYVLKNGIDIVHTNLSHDYFTAIFSLSFMRKRPLIVRTDHKRDGMPVNMFMKWSMSRTDGIVSYSNKIMDQDIKGFRFPVERTSVVPPGITPYEGPVKNMRNEFGLHEDELVIGVIGRLKPDRG; via the coding sequence ATGAAGATTCTCCACCTTTTCAGTGACTGGAAGTGGACAGGGCCTGCCGAGCCCACACTATCGCTCTGCGAAGCCCTCACAAATGAAGGGGTTGATGTTACCCTTGCCTACAGAAAAACCCCTGAGGATTTTCAGGGGAGAACAGTCGAGAAAGAGATAAAAAAAAGGAATTTCAAATCCTACGACGGGTTCAGGCTCAACAGATACTTTTCTTTGAAAGACTGGTCCCATGATGTAAGGGCCATACAGGCATATGTTCTAAAAAACGGCATTGACATTGTTCACACAAACCTCTCCCATGATTACTTTACTGCAATCTTTTCGCTCTCTTTCATGAGAAAACGTCCCTTGATTGTCCGGACAGATCATAAAAGGGACGGTATGCCCGTAAACATGTTTATGAAATGGTCCATGTCACGGACTGACGGCATTGTGAGCTATAGTAATAAAATCATGGACCAGGACATAAAGGGTTTTCGCTTCCCCGTTGAGAGAACCAGTGTTGTTCCACCGGGAATTACGCCATACGAAGGACCCGTAAAAAACATGCGAAACGAATTCGGCCTCCATGAGGATGAATTGGTAATCGGAGTAATAGGACGCCTCAAGCCTGACCGCGG